From Carya illinoinensis cultivar Pawnee chromosome 5, C.illinoinensisPawnee_v1, whole genome shotgun sequence, one genomic window encodes:
- the LOC122311593 gene encoding pollen-specific protein C13-like — MATKVFLFALCAILPALIVSAGRPARNPFIVRGKVYCDTCRAGFETSATTYIPGAKVRIECKDRNTMQLLYSKEGTTDSTGTYSILVAEDHEDQLCDAMLVRSSQDDCATASPGRERARVILTGYNGISSNNRFVNAMGFMKEEALSGCAEVLKQYQEDDE, encoded by the exons ATGGCCACAAAAGTGTTTCTCTTTGCGCTATGTGCGATCCTCCCGGCGCTTATTGTTAGCGCCGGCCGCCCGGCCAGAAACCCCTTCATAGTGAGAGGAAAAGTCTACTGCGACACCTGCCGCGCCGGTTTCGAGACCTCCGCCACCACTTACATTCCCG GTGCTAAGGTTAGGATCGAATGCAAAGACAGGAACACAATGCAACTCTTATACAGCAAGGAGGGAACAACCGACTCTACTGGAACCTATAGTATACTGGTGGCTGAGGACCATGAGGACCAGCTTTGTGATGCTATGCTTGTTAGAAGCTCCCAGGACGACTGTGCAACAGCATCCCCAGGCCGTGAGCGTGCCCGTGTCATCCTCACCGGCTACAATGGCATTTCATCCAACAATCGTTTTGTCAATGCCATGGGCTTCATGAAGGAGGAGGCCTTGTCTGGCTGTGCCGAGGTCCTCAAGCAATACCAGGAGGATGATGAGTAG
- the LOC122310380 gene encoding uncharacterized protein LOC122310380: MEVEDFGPISLVSKGRQILDSVLIANECLDHRCGFSNRWISSMLVNGTPDGFFNSSCGLRQGDPLSPILFVIVMKVLGQMVKAAVDGGFLASFPVSSDTNGSIIISHLFCDADPGHIQALHALLLCFEAVSGLGKSEMVAVGVVPRINRLTNLLGCKVSSLPMKYLGLPLGATFKVRAIGDGVIEKVEKMFAGWKRLYLSKVGRIAPIKSTLSNLSTYFLSLFPLPARVATRIEKLFWTFL; encoded by the exons ATGGAAGTTGAGGATTTCGGCCCTATAAGCCTAGTAAGCAAG GGGAGACAAATACTTGATTCAGTTCTCATTGCCAACGAGTGCTTGGATCATAG GTGCGGCTTTAGTAATAGGTGGATATCCTCAATGCTAGTTAATGGCACCCCTGATGGTTTTTTCAACAGTTCATGTGGATTGCGGCAAGGGGATCCATTGTCTCCCATTCTCTTCGTTATTGTTATGAAGGTACTTGGTCAGATGGTGAAGGCAGCTGTTGATGGGGGTTTCTTAGCAAGTTTCCCGGTGAGTAGTGATACTAATGGTTCTATCATAATCTCACATCTCTTTTGTGATGCGGACCCTGGCCATATTCAAGCTTTACACGCACTTTTGTTATGCTTTGAAGCCGTGTCGGGGCTTGGCAAGTCAGAGATGGTGGCGGTTGGAGTGGTGCCTAGAATCAATAGGCTGACAAATCTCTTGGGCTGTAAAGTGTCTTCTCTACCCATGAAAtacttgggccttccattgggggcaACTTTTAAAGTAAGAGCTATTGGGGATGGAGTtattgagaaagtagagaaaatgTTTGCTGGTTGGAAACGGTTGTATTTATCGAAAGTGGGCCGAATTGCTCCTATCAAGAGCACTTTATCCAACCTTTCGACATATTTTCTATCTCTTTTTCCATTGCCTGCAAGGGTGGCGACTAGAATCGAGAAATTATTTTGGACTTTCTTGTAG